A genomic window from Salvia splendens isolate huo1 chromosome 11, SspV2, whole genome shotgun sequence includes:
- the LOC121755129 gene encoding probable receptor-like protein kinase At1g33260, giving the protein MGFVKFLRLKLRGRRAAERVAAVDIGGEGDVGDAIFCKSMGEGAIVYAWEEIRKFTMDFATVIGYGGFSTVYLAQLSDSLTAAVKIQFRCTQRLNEAYKQELEILLRINHPYIVKLLGYCGEDNREQGTLILEHAVNGNLHEKLHNSISSLSWRRRMAIAFQLATAVDYLHQNCIIHCDIKSSNILLDDKLNCKLCDFGSSKMGFASLVASSSSRSRAAMLGSPGYTDPHYMRTGLTSKKSDVYSFGVILLELVSGMEALDPLSGERLTARVGPALRDVEKVVEMVDPRLKSRGDFDWEEAKAVGEVAATCLRPSTTLFLYRS; this is encoded by the exons ATGGGCTTTGTGAAGTTTCTCCGTCTGAAGCTGAGAGGGAGGAGGGCGGCGGAGAGGGTTGCAGCCGTTGATATTGGCGGAGAAGGAGATGTCGGAGATGCGATTTTCTGCAAGTCCATGGGTGAAGGAGCGATTGTGTATGCGTGGGAAGAGATTAGGAAATTTACGATGGATTTTGCAACTGTGATCGGATATGGAGGTTTTAGTACTGTTTATCTTGCTCAACTCTCCGATTCGTTGACGGCGGCGGTGAAGATCCAGTTTCGCTGCACACAGCGTTTGAATGAAGCTTACAAGCAGGAATTGGAGATTTTGCTTCGAATCAACCACCCTTATATTGTCAAGTTGCTTGGCTATTGTGGTGAAGATAATAGAG AACAAGGCACATTAATATTGGAGCACGCAGTGAACGGCAATCTTCATGAAAAGCTGCATAATTCAATCTCAAGCCTCTCATGGCGGAGAAGGATGGCCATAGCCTTCCAGCTCGCCACCGCCGTAGATTATCTCCACCAAAACTGCATCATCCACTGCGACATCAAATCTTCCAACATCTTACTCGACGACAAGCTCAACTGCAAGCTCTGCGATTTCGGCTCATCGAAAATGGGCTTCGCTTCACTAGTAGCCTCTTCCAGCTCGAGGAGCCGAGCAGCGATGCTCGGCTCACCTGGCTACACCGATCCTCACTACATGAGGACGGGACTCACCTCCAAGAAGAGCGACGTGTACAGCTTTGGAGTGATCCTGTTGGAGCTCGTGTCCGGGATGGAAGCCCTCGACCCATTGAGTGGGGAGAGGCTGACCGCGAGGGTGGGCCCCGCTCTTCGAGATGTGGAGAAGGTTGTTGAGATGGTTGACCCGCGGCTGAAAAGCCGCGGGGATTTTGATTGGGAGGAAGCTAAGGCAGTGGGCGAGGTGGCGGCCACGTgccttaggccatccacaacgctgttcctataccgttcctaa
- the LOC121754780 gene encoding probable carboxylesterase 2 → MADEVLNSLPEFFPSIAVGKNGQIERLNSHDVVPPSLDPATGVQSKDVEIAAEIILSARIYLPPNADPTKKLPLLFYYHGGCFIIGSAFSPRYHKHLNQLVAQANAVAVSLNYRLAPEFPIPAAFEDSWRALKWSAEGNEVWINEFADLTRVYLGGDSAGANIAHNMAMRVGSENPVGINLEGIFLNCPYFGGVDPIGCETAEEYLKWTKFIEKLWGFVCPSMRDRDEGWVNPGKDPKISGLGCGKVLVYVAEKDFLKDRGWYYNEVLSNCGWKGEIECVEVAGEAHIFSVIAPDTQVGIDMIKRVASFINH, encoded by the coding sequence ATGGCCGACGAAGTACTCAACTCTCTCCCTGAATTCTTCCCTTCCATCGCAGTCGGAAAAAACGGCCAAATCGAGAGGCTAAATTCCCATGACGTCGTTCCCCCATCTCTAGATCCAGCCACGGGAGTCCAATCCAAAGACGTCGAGATCGCGGCGGAGATCATCCTCTCCGCCCGGATTTACCTCCCGCCCAACGCCGATCCCACCAAAAAGCTCCCGCTTCTGTTCTACTACCACGGCGGCTGCTTCATCATCGGATCCGCCTTCTCCCCGCGCTATCACAAGCACCTCAATCAGTTAGTCGCACAAGCCAACGCCGTCGCCGTCTCGTTGAATTACCGATTAGCCCCCGAATTCCCGATCCCAGCCGCGTTCGAGGATTCATGGCGCGCTCTCAAATGGAGCGCCGAGGGAAATGAGGTGTGGATCAATGAATTCGCCGATCTGACACGTGTGTATTTAGGCGGGGACAGTGCGGGAGCGAATATAGCACACAACATGGCAATGCGGGTCGGGTCGGAGAATCCGGTGGGCATCAACTTGGAAGGGATATTCCTAAATTGCCCCTACTTCGGGGGCGTGGATCCGATTGGGTGCGAAACGGCGGAGGAGTACCTGAAGTGGACCAAGTTTATTGAGAAGCTTTGGGGATTTGTTTGCCCGAGCATGAGGGATCGCGACGAGGGATGGGTGAACCCGGGTAAGGATCCGAAGATTTCGGGTTTGGGTTGTGGGAAAGTGCTGGTTTACGTTGCGGAGAAGGATTTTCTCAAGGATAGAGGGTGGTATTACAATGAGGTGTTGAGCAATTGTGGGTGGAAGGGAGAAATTGAGTGTGTTGAGGTTGCAGGTGAAGCCCATATTTTCAGTGTGATTGCTCCAGATACTCAGGTTGGCATTGACATGATCAAAAGAGTGGCTTCCTTTATTAATCACTAA
- the LOC121755224 gene encoding probable carboxylesterase 2 translates to MADQLLHTLLDLFPTLKTLPTEDFVPPSLDPATGVQSKDVEIAAEINLSARIYLPPNADPTKKLPLLVYYHGGGFVFESAFSPLYYKHLNLLVAQSNVVAVSVNYRLAPDFPIPIAFEDSWRALKWTAEGEDEWINEFADLKRVYLGGDSAGGNIAHNIAMRVGSENPEGFNLQGMFLNCPYFGGVDPIGCETAEELKLKKRTEFFQNLWGFVCPSLRDRDEGWVNPGKDPKISGLGCAKVLVYVAGNDSLKARGWYYKEVLSNCGWKGEIECIEVAGEDHVFSVFAPDNQPGIDMIKKVASFINH, encoded by the coding sequence ATGGCCGACCAATTACTCCACACTCTCCTCGACCTCTTCCCTACGCTCAAGACGCTACCCACCGAAGATTTCGTCCCCCCGTCTCTTGATCCAGCCACGGGCGTCCAATCCAAGGACGTCGAAATCGCGGCGGAGATCAACCTCTCCGCCCGGATTTACCTCCCGCCCAACGCCGACCCCACCAAAAAGCTCCCGCTCCTCGTCTACTACCACGGCGGAGGCTTCGTCTTCGAATCCGCCTTCTCCCCGCTCTACTACAAGCACCTCAATCTCTTAGTCGCCCAATCCAACGTCGTCGCTGTCTCGGTAAATTACCGATTAGCCCCCGACTTTCCCATCCCGATCGCATTCGAGGATTCATGGCGCGCTCTCAAGTGGACCGCCGAGGGCGAGGACGAATGGATCAACGAATTCGCCGATCTGAAGCGTGTGTATTTAGGCGGGGACAGCGCGGGCGGGAATATAGCACACAACATCGCCATGCGGGTCGGGTCGGAGAATCCGGAGGGTTTCAACCTGCAAGGGATGTTCCTGAACTGCCCCTACTTCGGGGGAGTGGATCCGATTGGGTGCGAAACGGCGGAGGAGCTGAAGTTGAAGAAGAGGACAGAGTTTTTCCAAAATCTGTGGGGATTTGTTTGCCCGAGCTTGAGGGATCGGGACGAGGGATGGGTGAACCCGGGTAAGGATCCGAAGATATCGGGTTTGGGTTGTGCAAAAGTGCTGGTTTATGTTGCGGGGAATGATTCGCTCAAGGCTAGAGGGTGGTATTACAAGGAGGTGCTGAGTAATTGTGGATGGAAGGGAGAAATCGAGTGTATTGAGGTTGCAGGTGAAGACCATGTTTTCAGTGTGTTTGCTCCAGATAATCAGCCTGGTATTGACATGATTAAGAAAGTGGCTTCTTTTATTAATCACTGA